The genome window ATCAATCTCCTAAAGCAGGACGCGCTCAGTATTTTACCAGCTTCTTTAATGTACCTAGTGCTGTTTTTAAAGGTGCCGAACGCATTGCTAAAGAATACCACACAGCAGTTGTTTTTCTTAAAGTCGCTAAAGTAAAACGAGGCTATTACGAGACAGAATTTGTCACTATTACCCCAAACGGAGCAGAAACAAAAGACTGGGAAATAACAGATACATTTTTCCAACTGCTCGAAGAACAAATCATCAAGCAGCCAGAATATTATTTATGGTCTCATAAAAGATGGAAATCTAATTTAGGTAATACTACGCGTGCTGTTGAGCTATCTCCTCGAGTTCAGCTATAAAACGATCTGCTAAATCATCAGCTGTTTTTTGAGTAGGCGCCTCTGTATAGATACGTATAATAGGTTCTGTATTGGATTTTCTCATGTGCACCCATTGGTCTGCAAAATCGATCTTAATACCATCAATACTCGTTACTTCTTCAGTTTCGTATTTTTTATGAATATCCGCTAGAATAGCGTCTACTGGCATTCCTTTAACCAGCTGTACTTTTTTCTTGCTCATAAAATAAGAAGGGTAACTGGCTCTTAATTCGCTTACTTTCATTTTCTTTTCAGTAAGTAAAGAAAGAAACATCGCTACACCTACTAAGGCATCTCTTCCGTAATGTGATTCAGGATAGATGATACCCCCATTTCCTTCTCCACCTATAACCGCGTGTTTTTCTTTCATTTTTTGCACCACGTTGACCTCACCTACCGCTGCTGCGTAGTAAGTACCACCATGCTTTTCAGTCACATCACGTAGAGCTCTTGAGGAAGAAAGGTTAGAAACCGTATTTCCTTTTTTGTGACCTAATATGTAATCTGCACAAGCGACTAAGGTATATTCTTCTCCAAACATTTCTCCTGTTTCATCCACAAATGCTAATCGATCTACATCTGGATCTACCGTGATTCCAAAGTGTGCTTGGTGTTCTTTTACCGCTTTACATAAATCTCCTAAGTGTTCTTTAAGAGGTTCTGGATTATGAGGAAAGTGACCTGTAGGGTCGCAGTACAACTCTACTACTTCTACTCCTAGTGCTTTACATAATGCTGGAATAGCGATACCTCCGGTACTGTTCACACCATCTACGACCACTTTAAATCCAGCCGCTTTGATGGCCTCTATTTGAGTAACTTCCATATCCAGCACCATTTGAATATGACGGTCTATATAATCTTCTATGATTTGAACCGTTCCTAGATCGTCCACTTCCGAATAATAGAAATCTTCTTTATCTGCACTGTCTAGAATTTTCTGTCCTTCTGCTCCATCTAAAAATTCTCCTTTGCTATTCAGTAACTTTAAAGCATTCCATTGTTTTGGGTTATGACTAGCCGTAAGAATGATACCGCCGTCTGCCTGTTCATTAGGTACCGCAAGTTCTACAGTTGGAGTCGTACTCAACCCTAAATCTACGATATGACACCCCATACCTATCAAGGTGTTTTGTACTAAGGATTGTATCATCGAGCCGCTTAACCTGGCATCTCTTCCTATAACTACTTTAGGAGCCGCTTTACCGACGTTTTCTTTGATCCATATGGCATAGGCGCTGGCAAACTTAACCGCGTCTAAAGGAGTTAGATTATCACCTGGTGCACCGCCTATGGTTCCACGTATTCCTGAAATAGATTTTATAAGAGTCATTAATTATTGGTTTACATTTACGACAAAAGTAATCTTTCTAAAAAACCTTTACCAATTACATCTATGAATTATCTCGCTCACATTTACCTTTCCAAAGAAGACAAAGAATTGAGAATAGGTAATTTTATAGCAGATGCTGTTAAAG of Nonlabens sp. Ci31 contains these proteins:
- the glmM gene encoding phosphoglucosamine mutase, with translation MTLIKSISGIRGTIGGAPGDNLTPLDAVKFASAYAIWIKENVGKAAPKVVIGRDARLSGSMIQSLVQNTLIGMGCHIVDLGLSTTPTVELAVPNEQADGGIILTASHNPKQWNALKLLNSKGEFLDGAEGQKILDSADKEDFYYSEVDDLGTVQIIEDYIDRHIQMVLDMEVTQIEAIKAAGFKVVVDGVNSTGGIAIPALCKALGVEVVELYCDPTGHFPHNPEPLKEHLGDLCKAVKEHQAHFGITVDPDVDRLAFVDETGEMFGEEYTLVACADYILGHKKGNTVSNLSSSRALRDVTEKHGGTYYAAAVGEVNVVQKMKEKHAVIGGEGNGGIIYPESHYGRDALVGVAMFLSLLTEKKMKVSELRASYPSYFMSKKKVQLVKGMPVDAILADIHKKYETEEVTSIDGIKIDFADQWVHMRKSNTEPIIRIYTEAPTQKTADDLADRFIAELEEIAQQHA